Below is a genomic region from Miscanthus floridulus cultivar M001 chromosome 1, ASM1932011v1, whole genome shotgun sequence.
CATTTTTTCCTAGAGACCACAACATTCGGCGAAGGCGTCTAGTAAGGCGTTGGATCGCTGAGGGCTACTCCAGGGACAGTGATGATAAATCTGCAGAGGAGAATGGGGAGGAGTTCTTCTCCAAGCTCCTCAATCTGAGCATAATCCAACCGGAGTCATCAGCCATCAGTGACGCAAGGGTGGTCTTATGCCGAGTCAATGGATTTTTGCGTGAGTGCATCCTGTCACGGGCAATGGAGGAAAACCTTGTATTTGAACTGACCGACACTAGCAGCCCAACCACCAAAAGCAGTGGACGTCATCTTGTCATATCTGAAAACTGGGACAGAAATATGACTGTGTTCCAGAGGATCGACTTCTCACGGCTACGGTCAATGACAGTGGTTGGAATGTGGAAATCATTCTTCATCTCCAAAAGTATGAAGCTTCTCCGGGTGTTGGATCTGGAGGATTCATTAGGTTTAACAGATGCAGATGTTGAGCAGATGGTAAAGCGGCTGTGTTGCCTCAAGTTCCTGTCGCTAAGAGGATGCCGTGGGATCTTCCATCTACCTAGCTCAATTGGTGGTCTGAGGCAGCTTCAGACTTTGGACGTGATGGACACCTCCATAGTCACTCTGCCAGCAACTATCACCAAACTACAGATGCTGCAGTATATCCGTGGGGGCACGCCTAGTATCTCATTAGAGGATCCATCAGTGCCAAATGCTTCTTCATCCTGGCTGTCCAAGTTCCGCCATCTCAGTCATCTTGTTGGTGTTCGGGTGCCCATTGGGATCAGGGAACTGAGGTCCTTGCACACGCTTGGTGTAGTTAATATAGGTTCTTCAGCGGGGGAGGCCATACTGAAAGCGCTAAAGAAGCTCACCCAATTGCGCAAGCTGGGAGTGTTCGGCGTCAACAGGAATAACAGTACGGCGTTTTCCTCTGCAATATCGGGTCATGTCCATTTGGAATCCTTGTCAGTGTGGTTCGACAAAGAAAGTCAATGTTGTTTGGATGACACATTCCTGCCTTTAAAGAACCTACAGAGCCTCAAACTGTACGGGCTTGTAGACAAATTGCAATTTTTACAGATCGGCCAGCTTAGCAAGCTCGCAAAGTTGGATCTAGAGATAACCACATTAAGGGAATGGGACATAAGGTTTTTTGGCATGCTACCAAAACTATGCATTCTGCGCCTTTGTGTCAATCAGCCTGAAGATGTTCGGCTCCATTTTTGTGTTTTTATAGATGGAGTTGAGCAGCGCTCTTATCAGAAGCTCAAGGTCCTTGAGATTGCTTGCATGTCCAGCTTACATGTGACTTTTGGATCAGAAACAATGAAAAAACTTGATCTGCTGAAATTTGACTGCTGCAGTGGGTCGTCACATCAGCTTTCTGGCCTGGTTCATCTATCTGAACTCAAGGAAGTCTGGCTGAAGGGCTCCTACGAGGAAACACTGAAGCATGACGTGCAGGAC
It encodes:
- the LOC136484001 gene encoding disease resistance protein Pik-2-like encodes the protein MLIMKENRDEHAYQSSCTCARTSQLDVKGFEDAGDKSEANNDSTSTRSNEISTEYDFSHNQRNVYSSYHRIVPNSKMKAARDWMQNSSLVGRRLQMDQLRHCTVQAQMNHSQVMSVWGIPGVGKSALVRNLYCDRILENQQFQEYGWVGLSHSRPFNLRDFSRSLLMNFHSESLQAKETAPSNIVGIKGAIGKCREVLSTRRCLVVIDGLQSIQEWDLIQSSLVSRHSESRTVIIVITTEASFATYCADKEELAFNVKTLEADAAFDLFENEVVSKKTLLSASPSYRENEVLRELISKCGGLPSIIVAMAGILATKAAWMDAAGSINLRFINEVEMNPEFDSLWDLFSWMHSCFRTCPDSIKPCIFYLSFFPRDHNIRRRRLVRRWIAEGYSRDSDDKSAEENGEEFFSKLLNLSIIQPESSAISDARVVLCRVNGFLRECILSRAMEENLVFELTDTSSPTTKSSGRHLVISENWDRNMTVFQRIDFSRLRSMTVVGMWKSFFISKSMKLLRVLDLEDSLGLTDADVEQMVKRLCCLKFLSLRGCRGIFHLPSSIGGLRQLQTLDVMDTSIVTLPATITKLQMLQYIRGGTPSISLEDPSVPNASSSWLSKFRHLSHLVGVRVPIGIRELRSLHTLGVVNIGSSAGEAILKALKKLTQLRKLGVFGVNRNNSTAFSSAISGHVHLESLSVWFDKESQCCLDDTFLPLKNLQSLKLYGLVDKLQFLQIGQLSKLAKLDLEITTLREWDIRFFGMLPKLCILRLCVNQPEDVRLHFCVFIDGVEQRSYQKLKVLEIACMSSLHVTFGSETMKKLDLLKFDCCSGSSHQLSGLVHLSELKEVWLKGSYEETLKHDVQDQLADHPGKPVLKLEEEAPRQ